The following are from one region of the Vulpes vulpes isolate BD-2025 chromosome 14, VulVul3, whole genome shotgun sequence genome:
- the LOC112919897 gene encoding WAP four-disulfide core domain protein 8-like: MARHYQFFTSQNLEDIRTKKRHVEMGVRNLPLHSSTFSWRNIALLLLLSISLEETTSSPVKIEIRKPGVCPKDRVICETKLLDFCLSDLHCQDYMKCCSFACGKKCMDPFQEPCMLPSDQGSCNIGISRWYFDFKHQICKPFKYGGCYGNANNFISRGNCRVACSSVVKTGQCPLFPFKNRMECPASCKGDMDCPKSDKCCESMCGFVCAKAWTVKSGFCPRKPLMCSKIERPKCLQDRDCPVSQKCCSHCGLKCLESQK; this comes from the exons ATGGCAAGGCATTATCAGTTCTTCACATCACAGAATTTAGAAGACATAAGGACAAAGAAAAGACATGTTGAAATGGGTGTCAG GAACCTTCCTCTCCACAGTTCGACCTTCTCCTGGAGGAATATAGCactcctgctgcttctctctatctctttggAGGAGACCACTTCATCGCCAGTCAAAATAGAGATAC GGAAACCAGGAGTATGCCCCAAAGACAGGGTCATCTGTGAAACTAAACTTCTAGACTTCTGCTTAAGTGATTTGCACTGCCAGGATTACATGAAGTGCTGCTCATTCGCCTGTGGGAAGAAGTGTATGGATCCATTCCAAG AACCCTGCATGCTACCCTCAGACCAAGGAAGCTGTAACATTGGGATCTCGCGCTGGTATTTTGACTTTAAACATCAGATATGCAAACCGTTTAAATATGGAGGCTGCTATGGGAATGCCAACAACTTCATCAGCAGAGGAAACTGTAGAGTGGCTTGCTCATCAGTTG TCAAGACTGGACAGTGCCCACTCTTCCCCTTCAAGAACCGTATGGAGTGTCCAGCTTCCTGTAAGGGTGACATGGATTGCCCCAAAAGTGACAAATGTTGTGAATCCATGTGTGGCTTTGTTTGTGCCAAGGCCTGGACAG TCAAATCAGGTTTCTGCCCACGCAAGCCCCTGATGTGTTCCAAGATTGAGAGACCCAAGTGCCTGCAGGATCGTGATTGCCCAGTGTCCCAGAAGTGCTGTTCACATTGTGGACTGAAGTGCCTGGAATCTCAAAAATGA